The nucleotide window TGCGGCCCGCGCTTTCGCGCAAGTCGAGCTGGCAGCCTTTTTCGAGCAAGAAGGTGACGACGCGGAGCTGGTTACGCCAGGCGGCGTGGTGCAGTGGCGGCGGCATGCCGTCTTTTTGCTCACTGTTGACGAGGTCCGGGCTAGTTTTAAAGAGCGACTCCAGCCGCGCGATCTCCGCCACCTCGTCGTTCACGGTCGGCGCAGGCGCGGCGGGCGAAACGCCCATTCCGGCGAGGTTTTCGCGGCTGAGACGGGCGAGGGCCTCGTCATCGGCAAACTCGGCCAGCACGCGCTGGTAGAGCTGCGCGGCCTCTTTGGCGTCTCCCTGCTTCCGGCGGATTTCTGCGAGTCGGAACAAGGCCGTGGCTGCCTGGCGGCGATCCGCGTTGTAGAGCTGCACGGCGGCCTCATAGGCCTTCGCGGCCTTTTCCAGATCCCGCTCCGCCTCCTCGGCAAAAAGCCCCTGGCGCAGCTTTTCCGCGATCGGATTTGTATCTGCGGCTTGGAGCGAACAAGCGAGGAACATCAGAAGGAACTCACGCAAAGGCGCAGAGGCGCAAAGGTTCAGAAATCTCATTCTTTGCGCCTCTGCGCCTTTGCGTGAGACTTCAAAAAGACGAAACGAAGATGGTGCGTTCATGGTGGATGAAAATGACATATCGTGAGCAGCTTTGTGTCATGCAGTTGTCATGAGCAGGTAGCCCTGACCGTGGGCGGTGAGCAGGTAAACGGGCAGGCCCGGCTCAGGCTCGATCTTGGCGCGGAGGGCGGAGATGAAGTTATCCACTGTGCGCGTGGTGGGGTAGGCGTTCACGCCCCACACGGCATCGAGGAACTGCTCCCGCGTGACGATGCGCCCGGCCTCGCGGGCCAGCAGGCGGAGGATTTGCAGGCTCCTTCGTGCTCAGCGGCAGCGGTTTGCCGGCCTTGGTGGCGGTCTGCGCGGTGAAATCCACGACCACATCGCCCAGACGCAGCGTTTCAGGTTCCACGCCGCGTCTTTCCACGCGACGCAGCAGCGCTCGCACACGGGCGAGCAGCTCACGCGAACTGAAAGGCTTCACCAGATAATCATCCGCGCCGGAATCCAGCCCGTTTACACGATCCTCCACGCGACCACGCGCCGTGAGCATCAAAACAGGCGTCTGACAGCCATCGCGACGCAAGGCCGTGCAAACCGAAAGGCCGTCCAGCTTTGGCATCATCACATCGAGCAGCAGCAAGTCGTGCACTTGCTCCCGCGCCATGCGCAGGCCCGCCGCGCCATCCGCCGCCACGCGCACCTCATGCCCGTGAGCGATCAGCACATCCGACAGCGCAGTGCGCATGGCGGGCTCGTCTTCGATGATGAGGATGCGGGGCATGGGATTCCTGATTTTAGATTCCTGATTGCTGATTCTGAACGGGGCATTCGAGGTGGAAGCTCGTCGCGCTGTCGCATTCAACCCAAACCCGGCCGTGGTGAGCCTCGGCGATGTGTTTGACGATGCTGAGGCCGATGCCGACGCCCTGAGTCTCACGCCGCAGCTCGCTGCCGAGGCGAAAGAAGGGATCAAAAATGCGCTCGCGGCTCTCCGGAGGCACGCCTGGGCCGTGATCGAGCACGGTGAGACGCCAGTGAGTGCTCTCGATGCCCTGCAAGGTGACAACGATCTCGCTTGGACGCGGGGCGAACTTCAAGGCGTTGTCGAGCAGGTTGGTGAGAGCTTGCTGGATGGCCGTGGAGTCTGCCTGCGCGGCGATTTCAGCGGCTTCGACTCGCAGCGTGAGTCCCAGTGACTCCGCACGCGGCTGGTGCAGACGCACGGTATCGAGCACCAGCGCACGCAGGTCCGCCTCCTCGAACTCGAAGCGCCTCGCACCGCGCTCGATGCGGGAAATGTCGAGCACATTGGCGATGAGGCCACCGAGTCGCCGGCACTCCTCCACGAGCAGGCGGAAGTAGTCCTGACGCTTCGTCTCCGTACTCACTGTGCCGTTTTGCAGCCCCTCGGCCAGCAATTGCATGGACGCCACCGGCGCACGCAGCTCATGCGTGACGCTGGCGATGAAATTCGTCTTCAAATCACTCAGCGCCTGCTGCTGCAGCACCACACGACGCAGCGAAAGAAGCCCCCACACCGCGCTGAGCACCGAAACCACCAACACCGCCGCAAAGCCGAGCGTGAGCCGCCGCTGCACGGCGAACAAACCCTCCATGTCCGCTGCGCGTGCGACAGCGGAGACTCGAGGCAGTGTGCCTTGTGAGGCAAGCACTTCTCCGTGTAGCTGCGGCGAGCCCTCGCCACGGCCGATGAAAAAATAGACATCGCAAAAATCCTGCAATGCTCGCTTCGTCCACTCCAACTCACCACCAGACGAACGGATGCCTTTTTCCTGCGCGAGCGCCTCCAGCGAAATCAGCCCGCGAGGCGGCCCAAGCAGCCAGAGTTGCCCAGAGGCATCTTCTCGCGTTTCGAGCTGTTTCACGCCTTCGGCTGGAAAGGCCCCGCTTCGCAGAAAAGCCTGCTTTTGCTCGATTTGCCGCCATTTCGACCTCCAACGCGTTTTATCATCAGGATCAACCGCGCTCATGATTTCCGGCGAAATGACGTTGGGATGCGTTTCGAGCACGAGACGCTGCATTTCGGCCACGGAGATGCTTTCAGGCTGCTTTTTCCATTTTTCGAAGGCCTCGATGACCTTACGCGGAAGACCGCTCTCTGTCGTTTCTGCGCCCCCTGGTCGTGGTGGGTCGCCAAATAGCGCTGGAGCCGGATTTTGCACGAGAAGCGCCTCCATCTGCTGGCGCATCGTGTCGTACTCTGCCTCGCAGACACGTCGCGCACT belongs to Verrucomicrobiaceae bacterium and includes:
- a CDS encoding winged helix-turn-helix domain-containing protein, with amino-acid sequence MNAYPTTRTVDNFISALRAKIEPEPGLPVYLLTAHGQGYLLMTTA
- a CDS encoding response regulator transcription factor encodes the protein MPRILIIEDEPAMRTALSDVLIAHGHEVRVAADGAAGLRMAREQVHDLLLLDVMMPKLDGLSVCTALRRDGCQTPVLMLTARGRVEDRVNGLDSGADDYLVKPFSSRELLARVRALLRRVERRGVEPETLRLGDVVVDFTAQTATKAGKPLPLSTKEPANPPPAGPRGRAHRHAGAVPRCRVGRERLPHHAHSG
- a CDS encoding HAMP domain-containing histidine kinase, encoding MKSSTPSAWRMQAVMIVLPVLALAALGVLGLVEMRRGVLELMRDSARRVCEAEYDTMRQQMEALLVQNPAPALFGDPPRPGGAETTESGLPRKVIEAFEKWKKQPESISVAEMQRLVLETHPNVISPEIMSAVDPDDKTRWRSKWRQIEQKQAFLRSGAFPAEGVKQLETREDASGQLWLLGPPRGLISLEALAQEKGIRSSGGELEWTKRALQDFCDVYFFIGRGEGSPQLHGEVLASQGTLPRVSAVARAADMEGLFAVQRRLTLGFAAVLVVSVLSAVWGLLSLRRVVLQQQALSDLKTNFIASVTHELRAPVASMQLLAEGLQNGTVSTETKRQDYFRLLVEECRRLGGLIANVLDISRIERGARRFEFEEADLRALVLDTVRLHQPRAESLGLTLRVEAAEIAAQADSTAIQQALTNLLDNALKFAPRPSEIVVTLQGIESTHWRLTVLDHGPGVPPESRERIFDPFFRLGSELRRETQGVGIGLSIVKHIAEAHHGRVWVECDSATSFHLECPVQNQQSGI